Proteins found in one Palaemon carinicauda isolate YSFRI2023 unplaced genomic scaffold, ASM3689809v2 scaffold284, whole genome shotgun sequence genomic segment:
- the LOC137636381 gene encoding uncharacterized protein, whose translation MENIASLQLPEGVDMFIYTDDVCVIALGSVRTIKMQRALNAISHKSNELGLKINIDKKKAMSIKASNPLKPLTIGMEPLEWVDIYTYLGVIIDKELTLKDEIKYLKERTNARMAAMRCMCKLNEGANEHVQKKYYPACTRAIVEYASPTLTGLMDIQKATVEVI comes from the coding sequence atggaaaatatagcctcactccagCTTCCTGAAGGAGTAGACATGTTTATCTAtacagatgatgtatgtgtaatagctctagGGTCAGTCAGGacgataaaaatgcaaagagcactcaatgccatcagtcacaaatccaatgagcttggactaaaaataaacattgacaagAAAAAAGCAATGTCAATCAAAGCCTCAAACCCCTTaaaaccactcacaataggaatggagcccctagaatgggtggacatatacacatacctgggagtaataatagacaaagaACTCACATTAAAGgatgaaataaaatatctcaaggaaagaactaATGCCAGAATGGCAGCCATGAGGTGTATGTGCAAACTCAATGAAggagcaaatgagcatgtccaaaagaaatattatccagCCTGTACCAGAGCGATAGTGGAATATGCTTCCCCAACACTCACTGGGCTAATGGATATACAAAAAGCCACAGTAGAAGTAATCTAA